The following coding sequences lie in one Spirosoma sp. KUDC1026 genomic window:
- a CDS encoding adenylate/guanylate cyclase domain-containing protein — protein MNAKVLVVDDETDLELLIKQKFRRQIREKRYEFVFAHDGHEALSLLDQQPDIDLVLTDLNMPGMDGLTLLLRLHESNPMMKAVIVSAYGDMDNIRTAMNRGAFDFLTKPVNFDDLEVTMQKTLAHVAQLRQTLQAVKENNILRMYVDESVLTFMSRSEFETSLSASETIMATVMFIDICGFTAIAERESADRVVKLVNRYFDVMVKEILAQNGHVDKFMGDAVMAVFRGEYHFDRALEAAIGVRNQIGQLEDNLPGQPGYHPQVAIGINTGEMVSGNIGSAALKRLDYTVIGDAVNTAQRLQSVAQPGQIVISETAQQTIAESFTCERIGEVSLKNKTAPVVVYNVVG, from the coding sequence ATGAATGCTAAAGTACTGGTGGTTGACGATGAAACCGATCTTGAGCTGCTGATCAAGCAGAAATTCCGGCGGCAGATTCGGGAGAAGCGGTACGAGTTTGTCTTTGCGCACGATGGGCACGAAGCACTCAGCCTTCTTGATCAGCAGCCGGATATTGACCTGGTCCTGACGGATCTGAACATGCCGGGCATGGACGGTCTCACGCTGCTATTACGTCTGCACGAGAGCAACCCCATGATGAAGGCGGTTATCGTATCGGCGTATGGCGACATGGACAACATTCGTACCGCCATGAACCGGGGCGCCTTCGATTTTTTGACCAAGCCTGTTAACTTCGATGACCTGGAGGTAACGATGCAGAAGACACTGGCTCATGTGGCCCAGCTTCGGCAAACGCTGCAGGCCGTTAAGGAAAACAACATTCTGCGGATGTACGTCGATGAGTCGGTGCTGACGTTCATGAGCCGGAGCGAGTTTGAAACCTCGCTCTCAGCCAGTGAGACCATTATGGCTACGGTCATGTTTATCGACATCTGCGGCTTTACCGCCATCGCCGAACGCGAATCGGCCGATCGGGTGGTAAAGCTGGTTAACCGGTATTTCGACGTAATGGTCAAGGAAATTCTGGCCCAGAACGGCCACGTTGACAAATTCATGGGCGATGCGGTAATGGCCGTTTTTCGGGGTGAGTACCATTTTGATCGGGCGCTTGAAGCCGCGATTGGGGTACGGAATCAGATTGGTCAGTTAGAAGATAACCTACCCGGTCAGCCCGGCTATCATCCACAGGTAGCTATCGGTATCAATACCGGCGAGATGGTATCGGGCAATATTGGTTCGGCCGCGCTGAAACGGCTCGATTACACGGTCATTGGCGATGCGGTTAATACGGCCCAGCGCCTGCAATCCGTGGCCCAGCCGGGGCAGATCGTTATTTCCGAAACCGCCCAGCAAACCATTGCCGAATCGTTCACCTGCGAACGTATCGGCGAGGTATCGTTGAAAAATAAAACGGCTCCGGTTGTGGTGTATAACGTAGTGGGGTAA
- a CDS encoding ABC transporter permease, translating to MNLFRISWSNLKDKPLNSFLSGLLMTFGITIISLLLLLNKQLDDQFRKNIRGIDMVLGAKGSPLQLILSSIYQIDSPTGNIPMEEAEKLTRNPMIKTAIPLAMGDNYRSFRIVGTNKKYLDHFGATVAQGRLFQKDLEVVIGPRVAQVTGLKLGDTFAGSHGLDEGGDVHGDTKYKVVGVLNGSNTVADQLVLTPVSSVWAIHDHEHEEGEAHEEHDEHHDEGEGHDEHEEGEVHEDHDHEEAPREITSMLIKFRNPLGMMIARGINSNSKLQAALPNIEINRLFSLFGVGIETLRGLAIVIMLISGISVFVSLYNSLKERRYEMALMLSMGATRAQLFGMLLLEGLVLALIGFVLGILVSRVGLWLFSASVSSEYHYDLAAFGILPEEWILLGVAILIGLLAAALPAIGVYRMNISRTLAED from the coding sequence ATGAATCTCTTCCGAATTAGCTGGAGTAACCTGAAAGACAAACCGCTGAACAGCTTCCTGAGTGGACTGCTGATGACGTTTGGAATCACCATTATCTCGTTGCTGCTGCTGCTCAACAAACAACTGGATGATCAGTTTCGCAAGAATATTCGGGGGATCGACATGGTGCTGGGCGCCAAGGGGAGTCCGCTGCAGCTGATTTTGTCAAGCATTTACCAGATCGATTCGCCGACGGGAAACATTCCAATGGAGGAGGCCGAAAAGCTGACCCGGAACCCAATGATCAAAACCGCCATTCCGCTGGCGATGGGCGACAATTACCGGTCGTTCCGAATTGTGGGTACTAATAAGAAGTACCTCGATCACTTCGGGGCTACGGTAGCGCAGGGGCGGCTGTTTCAAAAAGATCTGGAAGTCGTGATCGGGCCACGGGTGGCGCAGGTAACGGGCCTGAAACTAGGCGATACGTTTGCCGGTTCGCACGGTCTCGATGAAGGGGGCGATGTGCACGGCGATACGAAATACAAAGTGGTTGGAGTACTCAACGGCAGCAATACGGTAGCTGATCAACTGGTGCTGACACCGGTTTCCAGCGTCTGGGCCATTCATGATCATGAGCATGAAGAAGGTGAAGCCCACGAGGAGCACGATGAGCACCATGACGAGGGTGAAGGGCACGACGAGCATGAAGAAGGCGAAGTCCACGAAGATCATGATCACGAGGAAGCTCCGCGCGAAATCACCAGCATGCTGATCAAATTCCGGAATCCGCTGGGAATGATGATCGCGCGGGGAATCAACAGCAACTCTAAACTACAGGCAGCCCTGCCTAATATCGAGATCAACCGACTGTTTTCGCTGTTCGGCGTTGGTATCGAAACGCTACGTGGCCTGGCTATTGTAATTATGCTGATTTCAGGCATTAGCGTTTTTGTATCACTCTACAATTCACTGAAAGAACGGCGTTACGAAATGGCCCTGATGCTGTCGATGGGTGCGACGCGGGCGCAGCTGTTCGGCATGTTATTGCTGGAAGGGCTGGTACTGGCCTTGATCGGGTTCGTGCTGGGTATTCTGGTCAGTCGTGTCGGTTTATGGTTATTCTCCGCCAGCGTGTCGTCGGAATATCATTACGACCTGGCCGCGTTTGGCATTCTGCCCGAAGAGTGGATTCTGCTCGGGGTGGCCATCCTGATTGGCTTGCTGGCTGCGGCTCTGCCTGCTATCGGCGTTTATCGCATGAATATTTCCCGAACACTGGCTGAGGACTAA
- a CDS encoding GNAT family N-acetyltransferase produces MTIRIARTDEDIRRCLPAMLALRSQLSEELAFERIRFQQANDHFELAFVDNGDENAPAVMGYRTMNLLYSGKTLYIDDLSTLPEARGKGYAGALLDFIIDFARREGYQSVSLDSGQNPARYDAHRLYLNKRFNIASHHFKLDL; encoded by the coding sequence ATGACCATCCGTATCGCCCGGACCGATGAAGACATTCGTCGGTGTCTGCCCGCCATGCTGGCCCTGCGGTCGCAATTAAGCGAGGAGCTGGCGTTTGAACGGATTCGGTTTCAGCAGGCAAATGACCATTTCGAGCTGGCGTTTGTAGACAACGGCGATGAAAACGCACCGGCTGTTATGGGGTACCGCACGATGAATTTGCTGTATAGCGGTAAGACGCTGTATATTGACGATCTGTCGACGCTGCCCGAAGCGCGGGGAAAGGGCTATGCGGGAGCGTTGCTTGATTTCATTATCGATTTTGCCCGTCGGGAGGGGTATCAGAGTGTATCGCTTGATTCGGGGCAGAATCCGGCCCGGTACGATGCGCACCGGCTGTATCTGAACAAACGCTTTAACATTGCCAGCCACCATTTTAAACTGGACTTGTAA
- the hemC gene encoding hydroxymethylbilane synthase, with amino-acid sequence MHVNIGTRGSLLARWQAEYIQRLLEAGGIETSLVIIQTKGDVILDRSLSKIGSKGIFTQELEDQLRDGSIDIAVHSAKDLPSSLPPDLEIIALTEREQANDVLVSRNKNLSLTSGEAFRIGTSSTRRVAMLKHFCPHLATVDMRGNLQTRLRKLDEGQCDALLLAFAGVHRMGYDDLIVEHLPVTDFTPAVGQGSVAIEASVSLNAELKQAIRQLVNHEATEACLLAERSFLARLEGGCSIPSFALATWTDEQTISLTGGLVSLDGSEFLRESFAGPSSEAPALGHSLAEAILERGGDELLQNIRAAL; translated from the coding sequence ATGCATGTGAACATTGGAACGCGGGGGAGTTTGCTCGCCCGCTGGCAGGCCGAATATATTCAGCGTTTATTGGAAGCGGGTGGCATTGAAACGTCGTTGGTGATTATCCAAACAAAAGGCGACGTCATACTGGATCGCTCGTTATCTAAAATCGGATCGAAGGGCATATTCACCCAGGAGCTGGAAGATCAACTGCGTGATGGTTCGATTGATATTGCCGTACACAGCGCCAAAGATCTGCCGTCAAGTCTGCCGCCGGATCTGGAAATCATTGCCTTGACCGAACGTGAACAGGCCAATGACGTACTGGTTAGCCGTAATAAAAACCTGTCGCTCACCAGTGGCGAAGCGTTCCGGATTGGTACGTCGTCAACGCGCCGGGTAGCTATGTTAAAGCACTTTTGTCCACATCTGGCTACGGTCGATATGCGGGGAAATCTGCAAACGCGGCTGCGGAAACTGGACGAAGGCCAGTGCGATGCACTATTGTTAGCTTTTGCCGGCGTGCACCGGATGGGCTACGATGATCTGATTGTGGAGCACCTGCCCGTGACTGATTTTACGCCCGCCGTTGGCCAGGGAAGTGTAGCCATAGAAGCGTCGGTTAGCCTAAATGCCGAGCTGAAACAGGCAATCCGCCAACTGGTAAACCATGAGGCTACCGAAGCGTGTCTGCTGGCCGAGCGTTCGTTCCTGGCGCGGCTGGAAGGGGGATGCAGTATCCCCTCGTTCGCGCTCGCAACCTGGACCGATGAGCAGACCATCAGTTTGACGGGTGGACTGGTAAGCCTGGACGGAAGCGAGTTTCTGCGAGAAAGCTTCGCGGGACCATCGTCAGAAGCGCCGGCCCTGGGGCACTCGCTGGCCGAAGCCATTCTGGAGCGGGGTGGTGATGAATTACTCCAGAATATCCGCGCTGCGCTATGA
- a CDS encoding Hsp20/alpha crystallin family protein, with protein MKAIENVFQGTGGQIDLLNTLYGGSSQTTMNVEREDERLLITLSAPGVKTNSFNVLVEGNKLVLYTLLVGNSMNQSGEGISQRLAVPMFLRALDIPSFVDADNIEAVHEHGKVTVSLPFKDEEHMHRRIDIKDLF; from the coding sequence ATGAAAGCAATAGAAAATGTGTTTCAGGGTACGGGCGGGCAGATCGATCTGCTGAATACGCTCTACGGCGGTTCAAGTCAGACAACGATGAATGTAGAGCGTGAAGATGAACGTCTGCTTATTACCCTGTCGGCTCCCGGCGTAAAAACCAACTCTTTTAACGTACTTGTTGAAGGTAATAAATTGGTTTTATATACACTTTTGGTCGGTAATTCCATGAATCAGAGCGGTGAAGGTATCAGTCAGCGCTTGGCCGTTCCGATGTTTCTAAGGGCTCTGGACATTCCTTCGTTCGTTGATGCAGACAATATTGAAGCTGTGCACGAACACGGAAAAGTAACGGTTTCATTGCCTTTCAAAGACGAAGAGCATATGCACCGACGCATTGATATTAAAGATCTTTTCTAA
- a CDS encoding PadR family transcriptional regulator, whose translation MDSTNGEFLRGTLKTIVLRLLAQQGRMYGYEITQAVEERTGGELLLTFGALYPVLHKLEADGLLTTESQEVDGRLRKYYMLTPTGNQVAVRKADDFERFVQLIRLLINPAPSVPLGQ comes from the coding sequence ATGGATTCGACAAACGGTGAATTCTTGCGGGGAACGCTTAAAACTATCGTCCTCCGATTGCTGGCTCAGCAGGGGAGAATGTATGGCTATGAAATTACGCAGGCTGTTGAGGAACGAACCGGTGGTGAACTGCTCCTTACATTCGGTGCTCTTTATCCAGTGCTTCACAAACTGGAAGCCGACGGGCTATTAACAACCGAAAGTCAGGAAGTTGACGGGCGCCTGCGCAAATACTATATGCTTACCCCAACAGGCAATCAGGTTGCGGTTCGAAAAGCGGACGACTTTGAGCGTTTTGTGCAGCTGATACGCTTACTTATCAATCCTGCCCCAAGCGTACCGCTTGGCCAATAA
- a CDS encoding acylase — MIIDSLPRKFLTACLLLLSFITSAQPTTRTRSTTIRSATAEILWDSAGVPHIYGQSLEAMYYGFGYAQMESHANLLLQLYGQARGRAAEYWGARYLDSDKIVTLFGVPEQAKKHYAQQPADYKPYLDSFVSGLNAYAQAHPEAIGPEFRQVLPITPQDVLAHISRVISLEFIGGNEAGSARVMLPGSNAYAIAPTKSASKKALLMANPHLPWEGFFLFFEAHLNGPDFMAYGASLVGQPVLNIAFNQSLGWTHTVNTIDASDRYALKTQDDGYVLDGVKQAFDTKTVTLQVRQPDGQLKPQSLTYRYSRHGPVMSTKDGKTYAFRFAGLNNPSIAAQHHAMAKAKNLAEFETALQRMQLPMFNVVYADKAGNIMYLFDGSVPVRPEGDWRFWQGAIDGSSSNYIWTKTHPYKDLPRVLNPPSGFVQNANDAPWSCTYPAVLDPKTFPAYMSPVGMPLRLRPQRSLNLVKDDASISFDELVGYKLNTGLEAADRFLDDLLAAVEQQPDSLAQQAATVLKAWDKTTNRDSKGAVLFTAWFDQFNPGMVAVGWDPQRPSSTPDGLNDPKKAVEMLRNAAQQTRQRYGSLDVAWGDVNRFGPAGQDFPANGGSEQYGIYRNIHFAPDPKQPTKNRAVAGDTYVAITEFSDKPRARVSLSYGNASQPGHKHNGDNWKRMSDKTLREALLDRTSIMQQLEKKETLRYAAKP; from the coding sequence ATGATTATTGACTCCCTGCCGAGAAAATTTCTCACGGCCTGTTTATTGCTACTGAGCTTTATTACGAGTGCTCAGCCCACAACGCGCACACGTTCCACAACAATCCGTTCTGCTACGGCTGAGATTTTGTGGGACAGCGCTGGGGTGCCCCACATTTACGGACAAAGTCTGGAAGCCATGTACTACGGGTTTGGTTACGCTCAGATGGAGAGTCACGCGAACCTGCTGCTTCAGTTATACGGGCAAGCCAGAGGGCGGGCGGCTGAATACTGGGGCGCCAGATACCTGGATTCGGACAAGATCGTGACCTTATTTGGCGTACCGGAGCAGGCAAAGAAGCATTACGCTCAACAGCCCGCCGATTACAAACCGTATTTAGATAGCTTCGTCAGCGGTTTAAACGCCTACGCCCAAGCCCACCCGGAAGCCATTGGACCTGAATTCAGACAGGTGCTTCCCATTACACCCCAGGACGTATTAGCCCACATCAGCCGGGTAATTAGTCTGGAATTCATCGGCGGCAACGAAGCCGGCTCCGCTCGGGTGATGCTGCCCGGTTCGAATGCTTACGCGATTGCGCCCACCAAATCAGCGTCGAAAAAGGCCCTGTTGATGGCGAACCCGCACCTGCCCTGGGAAGGTTTCTTTCTTTTTTTCGAAGCCCACCTGAACGGCCCGGACTTTATGGCTTACGGCGCTTCGCTGGTCGGACAGCCGGTGCTCAATATCGCGTTTAACCAAAGTTTAGGCTGGACACATACCGTGAATACCATCGACGCGTCGGATCGATATGCGCTCAAGACACAGGATGACGGCTACGTACTGGATGGCGTTAAACAGGCTTTTGATACAAAGACCGTCACGCTTCAGGTCCGCCAACCCGACGGGCAGCTCAAGCCGCAATCGCTTACGTACCGATACAGCAGGCACGGACCGGTGATGAGCACGAAAGACGGGAAAACCTATGCCTTTCGGTTCGCGGGCTTGAACAATCCTTCTATTGCCGCTCAGCATCATGCAATGGCTAAAGCCAAAAACCTGGCGGAGTTTGAGACGGCGCTCCAGCGGATGCAACTACCGATGTTCAATGTCGTCTATGCTGATAAGGCGGGTAATATTATGTACCTTTTCGACGGCAGCGTTCCCGTTCGTCCTGAAGGCGACTGGCGCTTTTGGCAGGGAGCTATTGATGGTTCCAGCTCAAACTATATCTGGACGAAAACGCACCCCTATAAAGATCTTCCCCGCGTCCTGAATCCACCATCCGGCTTCGTGCAGAACGCCAATGACGCACCGTGGAGTTGTACGTATCCGGCCGTTCTGGACCCAAAAACGTTTCCGGCCTACATGTCGCCGGTGGGTATGCCGCTGCGGTTACGTCCTCAGCGGTCCCTTAATCTGGTCAAGGACGACGCATCGATCAGCTTTGATGAGTTAGTAGGTTATAAACTAAATACTGGCCTGGAAGCCGCCGATCGTTTTCTGGATGACCTCTTAGCGGCCGTTGAGCAACAGCCCGATTCGCTGGCGCAGCAGGCTGCTACGGTGCTCAAAGCATGGGACAAAACAACCAACCGGGATAGTAAAGGAGCCGTTCTGTTTACAGCCTGGTTTGATCAGTTCAACCCCGGCATGGTCGCTGTCGGCTGGGACCCGCAACGCCCGTCGAGTACGCCTGATGGTCTGAACGACCCCAAAAAAGCGGTTGAGATGCTACGTAATGCGGCTCAGCAGACTCGCCAGCGCTATGGTAGTCTGGATGTTGCCTGGGGCGACGTAAACCGATTTGGTCCAGCTGGGCAGGATTTCCCGGCCAATGGCGGTTCCGAACAGTATGGTATTTACCGGAATATTCATTTTGCGCCCGATCCTAAACAACCCACAAAGAACCGGGCGGTGGCGGGCGATACCTACGTAGCCATCACCGAGTTTAGCGACAAGCCACGGGCGCGGGTATCGCTCAGCTATGGTAATGCGAGCCAGCCCGGCCATAAACACAACGGTGATAACTGGAAACGAATGTCTGACAAAACGCTTCGGGAAGCGTTACTTGACAGGACATCGATTATGCAGCAACTGGAGAAAAAGGAAACGTTACGGTACGCAGCAAAACCGTAA
- a CDS encoding aldehyde dehydrogenase (NADP(+)), which produces MIDTQSSADTFQGINPATGEALSGIFTEATADEVARACEQAENAFAEYRRKSGADKAQFLEAIVTEIEALGDELLTRAQAESGLPLARLTGERGRTTGQLRLFADYLREGSWVNARIDTALPERQPLPRPDLRQMLRPLGPVGVFGASNFPLAFSVAGGDTASALAAGCPVVVKAHPAHPGTSQLVGEAIQRAVAACGMPAGTFALVHGRTTAVGMAIVEHPAIKAIGFTGSLRGGKALFDAAARRPEPIPVYAEMGSTNPVFFLPEILKEKGAALAQNYVGSVTLGVGQFCTNPGLSVVQTSDEADTFIQEAGKAIGQAAPAAMLTQGIQQAFTKGIDKLRQVNGVDVLGQATAADGFANGTPTLLTTTAEALLAQAGIAEEVFGPSSVIVQANGREQLLAVAKGLEGHLTATVYGTDEELLDFADLLEILEQKVGRLLINGFPTGVEVSHAMQHGGPYPATTDSRSTSVGTNAIIRFARPVCYQNFPDALLPDELKADNPLHIWRLVDGKMTN; this is translated from the coding sequence ATGATCGATACACAATCGTCGGCTGATACATTTCAGGGCATTAATCCGGCAACGGGGGAGGCCCTATCTGGAATTTTTACCGAGGCAACCGCTGACGAAGTGGCTCGGGCCTGCGAACAGGCCGAGAACGCTTTCGCTGAATACCGTAGAAAATCCGGGGCCGACAAAGCGCAGTTTCTGGAAGCAATTGTTACCGAAATCGAAGCGCTGGGCGACGAGCTACTGACGCGTGCGCAGGCCGAATCGGGTTTGCCACTTGCCCGACTAACGGGGGAGCGGGGCCGCACAACGGGTCAACTCCGTTTGTTTGCCGATTATCTGCGCGAAGGGTCCTGGGTCAACGCCCGGATCGACACCGCCCTGCCCGAACGCCAGCCGCTGCCCCGGCCCGACCTGCGGCAGATGTTACGTCCGCTGGGGCCAGTTGGGGTTTTTGGGGCCAGTAATTTTCCGCTCGCCTTTTCAGTAGCGGGCGGAGATACGGCATCGGCGCTGGCGGCTGGCTGTCCGGTCGTTGTCAAAGCGCATCCTGCCCATCCGGGTACCTCACAACTGGTAGGTGAAGCCATTCAACGGGCAGTTGCTGCCTGTGGGATGCCGGCTGGTACGTTCGCATTAGTACACGGTCGTACAACGGCGGTGGGGATGGCAATTGTTGAACACCCGGCCATCAAAGCGATTGGGTTTACCGGTTCCTTGCGGGGTGGTAAAGCGCTGTTCGATGCGGCCGCCCGTCGCCCGGAGCCGATTCCGGTCTATGCGGAGATGGGGAGTACGAATCCCGTATTTTTTCTGCCTGAAATCCTGAAAGAAAAAGGTGCCGCACTGGCGCAGAACTACGTTGGTTCGGTGACGCTGGGCGTTGGGCAGTTCTGTACAAATCCGGGGTTGTCGGTAGTACAGACGTCGGACGAGGCTGATACGTTTATTCAGGAAGCGGGCAAAGCTATAGGACAGGCAGCACCAGCGGCCATGCTGACACAGGGTATCCAACAGGCGTTCACCAAAGGTATTGATAAATTACGGCAGGTAAACGGCGTAGACGTGCTGGGCCAGGCGACCGCAGCCGACGGCTTTGCCAACGGTACGCCAACGCTGCTGACAACAACCGCTGAGGCCTTACTGGCACAGGCTGGTATCGCTGAAGAGGTGTTTGGCCCAAGTAGTGTAATTGTCCAGGCGAATGGCCGTGAGCAACTGCTAGCCGTAGCGAAAGGGCTGGAAGGCCACCTGACAGCAACGGTTTATGGTACCGATGAAGAACTGCTCGATTTCGCTGATCTGCTGGAAATTCTCGAACAGAAGGTGGGGCGGCTGCTGATTAACGGATTCCCAACGGGTGTTGAAGTGAGTCACGCTATGCAGCACGGTGGCCCGTACCCCGCGACTACTGATTCACGGTCAACATCTGTGGGAACGAATGCCATCATCCGGTTTGCCCGGCCCGTCTGCTATCAGAACTTTCCGGATGCGCTGCTCCCCGACGAGTTGAAAGCGGATAATCCGCTGCACATCTGGCGGCTGGTTGACGGGAAAATGACGAATTAA
- a CDS encoding NAD(P)/FAD-dependent oxidoreductase has product MHVGIVGGGIVGLCSAYYLHKAGHQVTLFDQAPIADGCSFGNAGMIVPSHIIPLAQPGMMAKGMRWMLKSTSPFYVKPRLNLELMRWGWLFYRHSTTEHVERSIPVLRDLSLLSKTLYQDLAANGDLAFEWQERGLLMLYKTASAEHEMAEEADLANRSGIEARVLNGRQVQDLEPDTRVDVRGGIWYPGDAHINPGELIRSLVTYLRQVGVQILETQTVTGFGKTNAHVASVQTAQGDFPVDAIVVAGGAWSPAIAEQLGINLSMQGGKGYSFMLRNVANNVRVPAIMLEARATATPMGQDLRFAGTLEVAGTDMTINMNRVRGIVQSINQYYPEIPVEMPVVDKVWRGLRPCSPDGLPYIGRTDRFDNVILATGHGMMGLSLGPATGKLVSEAVADQVASMDIAAFSPDRF; this is encoded by the coding sequence ATGCACGTAGGAATTGTCGGTGGAGGTATTGTGGGGCTTTGCTCAGCGTACTACCTGCACAAGGCGGGCCATCAGGTAACGCTGTTCGATCAGGCGCCCATTGCTGATGGCTGCTCGTTCGGGAATGCGGGCATGATCGTGCCCAGCCATATTATTCCCCTGGCGCAGCCGGGCATGATGGCCAAAGGAATGCGCTGGATGCTCAAATCGACCAGCCCGTTCTATGTCAAGCCCCGGCTTAATCTGGAGCTGATGCGCTGGGGCTGGTTGTTCTACCGCCACTCAACAACTGAGCACGTCGAGCGGTCCATTCCGGTACTGCGCGATCTGAGCCTGCTGAGTAAAACGCTGTACCAGGATCTGGCGGCCAACGGTGATCTGGCGTTTGAATGGCAGGAGCGAGGCCTGCTGATGCTGTACAAAACGGCATCTGCGGAACACGAAATGGCCGAAGAAGCCGACCTGGCCAATCGGTCGGGTATCGAAGCCCGAGTGCTTAATGGGCGTCAGGTGCAGGATCTGGAGCCTGATACGCGGGTTGATGTACGCGGAGGTATCTGGTATCCCGGTGATGCGCACATCAATCCCGGTGAACTGATCCGGTCGCTGGTCACCTATCTCCGGCAGGTCGGTGTTCAGATTCTGGAAACCCAAACCGTTACGGGCTTCGGCAAAACAAACGCCCACGTTGCGTCGGTACAAACGGCGCAGGGAGATTTTCCCGTCGATGCTATAGTCGTGGCCGGCGGGGCCTGGTCGCCAGCGATCGCTGAGCAACTTGGTATCAACCTGTCGATGCAAGGTGGCAAAGGGTATAGCTTCATGCTGCGGAACGTAGCAAACAATGTGCGTGTGCCGGCTATCATGCTCGAAGCGCGGGCAACCGCTACGCCTATGGGCCAGGATCTGCGCTTTGCCGGTACGCTGGAAGTGGCCGGGACGGACATGACCATCAACATGAACCGGGTACGGGGCATCGTTCAGTCAATTAACCAGTATTACCCGGAGATCCCGGTAGAAATGCCGGTCGTTGACAAAGTATGGCGGGGGTTACGCCCCTGTTCCCCCGACGGCCTACCGTATATTGGTCGTACCGATCGCTTTGATAACGTGATATTGGCAACCGGCCACGGCATGATGGGCCTGAGCTTAGGACCGGCTACGGGGAAACTGGTTAGTGAAGCCGTTGCCGACCAAGTAGCCAGCATGGACATTGCCGCTTTTAGTCCAGATCGGTTTTAA
- a CDS encoding 4-hydroxyproline epimerase, with protein MSEFHFFCIDAHTCGNPVRVVTGGSIPFLKGASMSEKRQHFLREYDWIRKGLMFEPRGHDMMSGSILYPPTDPANDAGVLFIETSGCLPMCGHGTIGTVTVAIEQNLIVPQTPGVLMLEVPAGLVRAEYKQEGKKVTSVKITNIKSYLAAEQLTVNCPDLGLLTVDVAYGGNFYAIVDPQPNFPGLEYFKAEQLIGWARTMRERMNEQYTFVHPENPTINGLSHILWTGKPLQPTSTARNAVFYGDKAIDRSPCGTGTSARMAQWYAKGLLKPGDVFVHESIIGSIFNGRIETETELNGKLAIVPSIEGWARIHGYNHIILDEEDPYVHGFQVI; from the coding sequence ATGTCCGAGTTTCATTTTTTTTGCATTGATGCGCACACCTGTGGCAATCCGGTTCGGGTGGTTACGGGGGGAAGTATCCCCTTTCTAAAGGGAGCTTCCATGAGTGAGAAGCGACAGCATTTTCTGCGCGAGTACGACTGGATTCGCAAAGGGCTCATGTTTGAGCCACGCGGCCACGATATGATGTCGGGTAGTATTCTGTACCCGCCTACCGATCCGGCCAACGATGCGGGTGTTTTGTTTATTGAAACGTCAGGTTGTTTACCGATGTGTGGCCACGGAACCATCGGTACGGTAACCGTTGCCATCGAGCAGAACCTGATCGTTCCGCAGACGCCGGGCGTTCTGATGCTGGAAGTACCCGCCGGTCTGGTTCGGGCCGAGTACAAACAGGAAGGCAAAAAGGTAACGTCGGTGAAGATTACGAACATCAAATCGTATCTGGCCGCCGAACAACTGACGGTCAACTGCCCGGATCTCGGGCTGCTCACGGTGGACGTAGCGTATGGCGGTAACTTCTACGCCATCGTTGACCCCCAGCCGAACTTTCCCGGACTGGAGTATTTTAAAGCCGAGCAACTGATTGGCTGGGCGCGGACGATGCGGGAACGGATGAATGAGCAATACACATTCGTGCATCCCGAGAACCCAACCATCAATGGCCTGAGCCACATCCTCTGGACCGGAAAGCCGCTGCAACCAACATCGACTGCCCGGAACGCGGTGTTCTACGGCGACAAAGCCATCGACCGCTCACCCTGCGGCACCGGTACATCAGCGCGGATGGCGCAATGGTATGCCAAAGGCCTGCTCAAACCGGGTGATGTATTCGTGCACGAAAGCATCATCGGATCGATCTTCAACGGACGTATTGAAACCGAAACCGAACTGAACGGCAAATTGGCCATCGTACCCAGCATTGAAGGCTGGGCACGTATTCACGGCTACAATCATATTATTCTGGACGAGGAAGACCCCTACGTTCACGGATTTCAGGTAATTTAA